The sequence CATAACAGATACAGAATATATCGATTCCGATAGTCCATTTCTCCTATGTAATCCCGGACTCAATACGATTATCGGAGGAAGAGGAACAGGGAAGTCGTCAACAATAGAATTTATCCGATTGTGTACGGGAAGAACTAAAGAAATACCTGATACATTAACTGAAGATTTGAAAAAATATTTCATCCAAAAAACACATGACCCTTCAGGTCTTCTTCATGAAAAATCAAAATTAATGCTGGAATATCAGAAGGACGATGCTCTGTATCGGATTCGGTGGAGGATTGACAATGATGAATATTCAATATACCGGGTGATGGAAGATGGAAGTGAAGAACTAAGTTCTGGAGAGATTAAAAATCGTTTTCCCCTTTCAATATACAGCCAGAAACAGATTTATGAAATGGTCAGGGATCCATCTTCGATCCTACATATGATTGATCAGGATCCTGATACTGGTTTTTCAGATTGGGAACAGAAATTCCAGATCTTAACTTCACGTTATAAATCGTTGCAAGCAAAGATCCGGGAGATTACTGCATCATTACCTGATAAAGAACGTATTCGCGGAGAACTGGAAGATATTTCCAGCAAAATTTCACGGTTTGAAGAATCAGGGCATGCTGATATCCTGAAAAAATATCAACAGACCCGGGGAAAAGAACGGGCTATAGAAATATGGGAAGAGAGTTGGATGTCTGCATCCTATTCAATTATTTCCCTAATAGAACAGATAGGGGCTAATGATCCTGATATATCGGTGATGGATAAAGATGATCCGGATGATCAAAAATGTGCCCGGGATCTTGAAGAACGAACGAAAACGGTCAATACTACAATTCGTGAATTACATAATATTGCAAAAAGATTGGAGTCACAATGGGCAGATTGGAAAAAGATCCGGGAAGAATCAGAATGGAGTAAGAAAAATGCTGAAATTCATGCACAATATTCCTCATTGATGAGAATACTTGCAGAAGGAGGAATTTCTGATATTCAGCAATATGGTCAGTTACTTCAAACCAGAGAAACACTTGAGGAACAGATCAGAAACTACAACTCTCTTATTTTTTCTTTGGAAGATTATTCCAATCAGGAAAAACAACTCCTCAAAGAAATCACAAATCATCGACTGGAACTGACAAGAAAACGGAAGGAGTTTATCCGTAAGAACCTGGCCGGAAATAAACAGATTAGAATGGTATTACTTCCCTTTGGCGATCACATATCAGCCGAAAGAAAGATCCGTTCGATCCTTGGGCTGGATAAAAACATATATGCAAAATATATTCATGATTTTGATAACAAAACAGGGATTATTGACAGATTATACACCGATTATGACTGGACCGGACAACACGTTAATCCTGATGATTTCTTAAACAAATTACATTTAGAAAAGGAATATATCTACGATCTTTGTGATGGAAAGGGTCCATCAGATACAGAACGTCGGTTTATTGAGAAGATGATCCGGTGTCCTCAAGATCAGCGGGATGAACTTGCTTTTTTTTATCCTGAAGATTCTCTCTCTATTGGATATTATGCAGAATCAGAAGGAATATTCAAAGATATTATGCAAGGGTCTCCTGGTCAGAAAAACGCGGTAATATTATCTTTTATTCTTTCCTATGGAACCCAGCCCCTAATCCTCGACCAACCAGAAGATGATCTGGACAACCACCTGATTTATGACATGATCGTTAGACATCTTCGAAATATGAAAGAAAAAAGGCAGATCATAATCGTCACTCATAATGCGAATATTGTGGTGAATGGAAATGCAGATCTGGTTATTCCGCTGATCGCTGAAGGCGGAGAGACAATTATTAGTCATCAGGGCACTCTTCAGGATGAACCAGTCCGAGATGAAATCTGTCGGGTAATGGAAGGAGGGAGGACAGCATTTGAAATGAGATATAAACGGATCCTCAGGGAGTTCTCATGTTAGATAGTTCATATGAATTACTAGAAAAGATTAAACTGGGTGAAGATAACTCTATCGAATTCAAAAGGATAGAATTCAGTGGGGATAGAGTAAAAAGTCCGTCAAGAAATGATCTCGCAGATGAAATTGCAGCTCTTGCTAATACAAATGAAGCAATCTTACTTTTAGGCATTGATGATAAAACTCGTGATATCATAGGGGTTCCATTAGATAGAATTGATCTTGTTGAAACTTATATCCGGGATATCTGTATGGATAGCATAAAACCACCAGTAATTATCCGTGCATACCGGCTTTTTCTCCCTGATCATCTGGGTGTTCAGAAAATTATCCTAAAGGTAGAGATCCCAAAAAGTCTTTTTGTTCACCAGAGCCCCGGAGGATATTTTATGAGGCTGGGAAGTTCTAAGCGACAAATGCCTCCGGAGTATCTGGCAAGATTATTTCAACAACGAAGTCAGGCACGAATCATCTGGTTTGATGAACAGATTGCTCCTGAAACATCTTTTTCTGACTTGGATCCCCGGTATACTGAACGATTTATTACAAAAACTGAAGATTCTCAACTGATTCAATTAGAAAAGAGGGGGCTCCTTAAACGGGATGATTCTGATATTCTACGGGCAACAGTTGCAGGGATTCTTCTCTGTTCACTTCATCCGGAAAATCACCTTCCTGGTGCATTTATAGAAGCCGTCCATTACAAAGGATTAGTTCAGGACTCACATTATCAGATTGATGCACGATCCATCACCGGCCCACTTGATCAACAGATTGATGATGCTGTCTCCTTTGTGATGAAAAACCAACAGGTGACCGCCAGAAAAACCCCCGACCGTGTTGAAAAGTATCAATTCAGCAATCGGGCAGTTTTTGAAGCGATTGTCAATGCAGTAGCGCATCGGGATTATTCGATATATGGATCCAAAATACGCCTTTTTCTCTTTGATGATCGCCTGGAGATTTTCTCACCTGGCTCTCTTCCAAACACAATGAGTTTAGAAACCATTGAACTGAGACAATCCACGAGAAATGAACTCGTAACTTCACTTCTGGCTGAATGCCCAGTTTCATATTCGGAACGGATTGGTGGACGAAAACACTATATGGAAAAACGTGGAGATGGAGTTCCTATAATTATCAGAGAAAGCATGGAATTGTCCGGAAAAAGACCTGAGTATAAACTACTTGATCATAGCGAACTTTTTCTTACGATATTTGCCGCTGATGTATAATTTTAATCATACATCACATCCAATAATGCCGATGAATACCATATCTACAGATACTATGGCGAAAGAGAACAAAAACAAAACCTCATCACCGAGGCAGAAGATCCGGCTGATCCTTCTGATCCTGTCGTTTCTCCTGATTCCTGTTACGATATTCTATATCTCCCCCATAATCCTGATGATGGGTGCTGCAGAAGGAATAGTCACCGGTAGCCTGATCCTCTATATTCTGTTATTCTTCATTGCACTCTTCGCAGGACGGATTTGGTGCGGTTGGCTCTGCCCGATGGGTGCCTGGCAGGAATTCTGGTCTCCGGTTATCAAAAGGCCAGTGACTGCCGGGTGGCGTGACCTGGTCAAATATGGGTTCACCGTGTTGTTGCTATTCGCAATTGTTTCATCCTTCATCGCTGCCGGTAGTATTAAAGGGATTGATATCTTTTACGGGACCATCGGGGGAATTTCCATCTCATCTCTTGATGTTCTGCAGGTCGTCATGATGATCTTCATCACTATCCTGGTGGTTGCGTTCATAACCGGCAAGCGGGGTTTCTGTCATGTCGTCTGCCCGATCGCCGGGATCATGATAGCCGGGCGTTTCCTCGCAAATCGTGTTGGATGGTCTGCCCTCAGGTTATCAGTGCAGAATGATGCATGTACGAGCTGCAGAACTTGCCAGAAAGAATGTCCGATGGGCCTTTCGGTCCCGGAGATGGTCCGGAATAATCAGATGGAGAATCCTGATTGTATTCTTTGTGCCCGGTGTGCTGATACCTGCCCTGAAGGGGTTATCGGATACTCGATCAGACGGAAATAGAAAAATCCAACGGCATGATGATATTTTCCTGTTTTGTCAGGATCTTATTCAATCCCCGTTCAACAGAAAAAGACGGGAGAAAAGAGATTGGGCATGATACATGAGGTAACAGCATTACCGTGTATCAGTTACTTCTCCCCTCTGACCTTAACCACATTCTCCTAAACACGCTTTCATATCATCAGCTTTCAGACATGCAATTTCCTGAGCCAGACAGTTATTATTTTCAAGTGCTGTCCCGATGATTTCAAAATAAATGCCCGTATTTTCAAACGTGTCGACCTCAATTGTATCAAGTTCCTTTTTTTCACGAGCAAAGGATTTTAGAGCCTCTCCTTCGTAAAAACCGAGGGGATTTACGCGAAGTGTGAGAACCTTGTTTTCATAAGGCAACGACAGATTAGAAATACTTATGAGTGATACTGATTCACCGCCAGTACCGGAAAAGACAACCGCTGCATGTACCGGACCGGTGATAGACTGTACGAGTGTATCAGGAATCAAAAGATTTTTCTTTCCATCTGAAAAATGGGCATACGGAATGATATCCTTCACAATAATATCCGTTATCCCTTCTGATCCATGAATGATGGAACTTTCACCGCCCTGAACGTATATTACATATCGGGGAGATTCATCAGCAATAGAGACTCCTGCCAGTGAAACCAGGATGAATAAACAAATGAATCCAGATAATAGGTAACGATTCATACTTCTTCTCGCTCTGTATGCGATATGTTTGTTTCGATATGAATTTATGGTTACCGAGGATAATGCATCGATGCAGATAAGGCTCTATGCCCGTGGGCTTGCTGCTATTGGAGAGCAGGTGTGTTCTGGATCGATTGCGTTTATTTTCAAATTTTAAAAATTACCAGAATATCGATTCAGGATCGTTTCCGAATCATGATCATTGTGAGTGCCATCTAAAACGAAATTTCCGAGATAATGAGGAGAAGAAATGAGTAAACCGATGAAAGAGAACGATGAATTATTTGTACGGGACGTGAAATCAGCATATGATGAGGAGTTGCAGGTAAAAGAGAAGGAGGATATCGAAAGCCTGTAGCGGCTTTTACCTCAGCTCTTCCAGATTCAGACCGATGATCAACTGAACTACGGTATCTACCGGATTATGAAAATTTCAGCAATAGTTATCCGATAATTTCTTTATCCGAACAACTTCATACACAATTGAAACTGAAACAAGCCGTAACATTCCCCATTTGTATGGTTTACCAATATTTTCTCTGGGATCACTCTCTCCTGTCATATTTATACAGAAACTTTCGCTCAATTTACACTACGTTGTCTTTTGGGGGATTGTATCGCATAATCATGATCTCACCAGATGGAGAGATTGATGCAAATTTGTTCTTACCCCGTGATTCAACCGTTATCCATTGAAGACCTGAAAGTCTTGAACATTGGCGCGAGATTGTGCTTTCAGAAATTTGCAATCGGGAAGCGATATCTGCAAAAGAAGTGGGTCCATTTTTTTTGATGTCATGTAATAGATAATACTCTTTTTCATCAGGAGAGTTTGCAATGTAAGGAAGAGAGATGATCTGTAGGTCTCGCCCGATATCTGAAAAAGAAGTTACCAGATCAATTTTATCAGAAACTGTGATGGAGGCTGTTGTTAGAGCAATGAGAATCTCTCTTGGTCCACCGGAAAGATTTACATATAATTTATCATTGTTTCCTGGTTTTCCTGCAGATTCACTGAGAGAACGAATGAAAACAAATACCATGCTCATGAAATCGCGGTGATCTACTTTTAAAATGTCAATAGTTATTCCATCACCAATTTTCCTAGTTAACTCTTGGATTTCTTCAATAGCCCGAAATGATCTATCATCGTCATCGATTGGTCTAATGAGAATTATGGAATCGTTCGATTCAATACCAAATCTCACTAATAGGGAAAGGAGGTGAGTGGTATCAAATCCAATGGGAGATATGTATGTTTTCATATTGTCAAAACACTTGCACTTTTTTACATTTGATGCATTTATATGAAATGATTCTCGTCTACACAATAAGTAACATTTATGGTAGGTTAATTCAATTAGAAATTATGCATCTGATCCATCTTACAGTTTCTCCAAAAACTTCATTTCAGATTCCACTTAGTGATGGATATCAGTTATATTCAGCCCTTCTTTCCCTAATCAAGGAAAAGTATCCGGATACAAGTTTAAAAATTCATAATTCGCCTCTCCCCTCCTTATCAACAACGGGATTGATAGGCAGATTTGAAAAGTCGTCACAAAAGGGCCACAAATCCGTAAAAATTGGTGAAGAATATTCCTGGAGGATTGGAATTACTGATCCTCATGATGAAGAACTTTTTAATCACATTATCACTCCTTTTTTATTAGACAGAAAAGAAATTTCTCTTTTTGAAGGTAATTTATGCATTTCTTCGATGGAAACACAATACCAGTCATTTCAGGATATCATTCAGAAAGTGGGGGGATATCGCAGGCCTGCTATTCAGATGGACTTTATGACTCCGACCTGCATTCAATATAGAAACAGCCGGGTAACTGAGATGTTCCCAAATCGGATTGCAGTATTTTTTTCAATACTCTCCAAATACAATCAAGTCTGTCCGGAAAATTTACGTCTTGCACTCAATCGAGATGATTTTGGGAGATATTTACTTGAATCTCCTAACCCACAAACATACCGAACACATTCGGTTTTAACCAATACGATATTTGATTCAAAAAAACAGCATCCTCGTCCGATTTTTAAACAAGGGTTTACCGGAATATGTAGATATATTTTCACCGGGGATTCTCCCATTTCCATCATTAATGCCTCTCTCATTCTTGCCCATTTTGCAGAATATTGTGGTGTTGGATCAAGTGTGTCACGTGGATGTGGCCAGGTATCCGTTTCTTTTTTGGAGGATAATTATGCAAACTAAAAACATTACATCAGTATTTACTCATGAAATGCTGTTTGGAGATGGAATAGGCGACCATGATGAGAAACATGAGGATTTTGATGATCTCCTGTATGATTATTTCAAGATAATTGATCATCCTCTTAGAACGTCAAAATATGCTTACATGCCTGCAAAAAGTGTTGAATTCGGAAAAACCGATCAACCAATGATTAATCACATCCGGAACGGAATTCAGGCACTTATTGAACTAAATAAAACACTTATTCATAGTGGTTCTTCATCTTATCTTCCAGCTTCCCAACTACGTGAAGTTATAGCTCTCTTCTCAATTCACGATTTTCATAAGATTATTGGGAAAGAGTGGAGGGAACAGTTTGATCTGACTGAGGACGAGGTGATGAGTTTTGCCCGTGCTATTCAGGCAGACAAATTTGCCCCAACTCTAAAACCAAGTGATTTTCACTCAATCGCAATTGCGACACATTCAACACAGGGATTTCATGGTGACCTATCACCTATCTTTCTTAAGTATAAAAACTGGCTTTTACTTGCTGACATTTTTGCAAGTCTAGAAAAACCAGCGGTCACAGAGGGAATGAAAAAGCATATTGGCTTTATCGACAAAAGAAAAACTTTCTATTATCACATTTTTTCGGAATCAATCGGTTTGGTGTCCAACCTTGTTCATGCAGCCGTTTCAGAATGGGCAAGGCAATATGATCTCCTTCCATTGTTATTTTTTGAGAAAGGGGTTATTTATCTGGGGGACGTAAATGCTGGCTTTACTCTTAACGATGTAGGACAAATTGAAGAGATATATCAAGAATTAATCAAAAAGATTCATTCATCGCATGAATCACTGTCAAGACCTGAAAAATTGCAGAAATATATTCAGGTACAGGGTTCGAAAGGACTCTTTTCCGTTGAAGAATCATTCTTCTTTTATTCGGGCATTCATACGGTCTCAAAAGCATTTCTTGCTGCAGCGGTCATGGTAGATGAAAAGAATAAGTCCGGAAGCATTGAAATTGATACATCGGCACCTTACCTTACACTCAATAAATCTGATATTGAGATGCAGTTTCCCCCTGCTCGTGAGATTCTAATACCTGCTCACTCTATTCAGGATATTGCTGTTAATGGAAATAAAATCCCAGTTTCTGATGTCAGAATCACATGCAACAACGAAGAGAGAAAAGCAAAGAAATTTACTCTCATTCCTGAATCAGTTTTTATTAATGGAACAGCAGTACCCGGAAAAATAACTATTACTGGTATCGGACTTATGCCAAGCATGGTGGGATACCGTTGTCATATTCTTGATGATTTTAGTGTTGATATCGGTTGGGATGAATCAATTATTCCTCTTGCACGAGCGATATCCGGAATTCGAAAAGATGTGATTGCTGAACTTATAAAATCCGGTTCTCTGCCGTCTGATGATCCTCTTATTGAGACATGCAGGATGTTTCAAACAAATGACGATCTCACTCTAAAAATGGTTTCGTATGCAGGAGAATATAAGGGCCAGGATCATCATTCTGTAGGAGGATTTTGGAATTATTCATATGCCATTGCCCGTGATATTCTTGACCGAGAAATCAATGGAGTGTTATTCTCACAAATAGCTTCGATACAAGAGAAGATTTCTTATCTGAATACCCTGGTTGATGAGTATCTTTCTACTGTTTCGTCAGAGAACCTTGAGAAATTTGAGTCATCCATTCTGTACCCTTATAAGGAAAAATTTCTGGTATGGCTCAGTGAAAACCTGAATATTCATGGATCTATGCTCTATGGTTCGTTTGAAAATAAAACGAATAAATTTAAAGCCTATTGTGAAGGGACTGGTATCTGCAGGCTGACCAATGATACACCTTATGATAAAGAACGAAAGACGACCTCAATGGATGTTAGTATGCTTAAATACAGTTTCTCGAACCGGGTTCCCATCGGTTCAAGTGAACCAAGTCTGTATGTATCAGTTCCTGTTCAGATTGAGCTTGGTCTTCGGTCTATCGGTCATGGTATAAGGAAAGGCTCTGATAAAATTTACTTCAGATTAATTCCTGATTACCATTTTAGTAATACTACAGCAGATATTTTCAGTCAGTTTGCGAATTATTTTGATGGGGATTCCGGAACAAGGATTCTGGATTTAGCCCATGAATTTATTGGAGATGACTTTCCTTCCGAGGATTCAATGGTCAGTCTGTTAATTGCTGAATCCGGAAGGAAAAATCTGTGCCAATTTGCAGGTCTTGGTTTTTCTTACCAGAATTCTACGTTTGATTTTGTTTTTAACAAAAAAAGGAATGGAGATGGAGAATACTGGTTTTTTGGATCTTATCTTGCATTAATTCTGGCATCTGTTACCGGATGCAGGGTTGTTGCGGGAGAAAACCCAATATGTATGACGAGTGGCGATGAGTTCTCAGAATTTGTTGTATTGGAGGCTCCACATGTAGCAGTTAAAAGAATTTTTTCAGACAGGATCAAATTATCGGATTTAAAAAAGACTCTCATAACAGCATCTTTGATCATTTCTATGGGATATGAGATTCGGATGGATGATACAGCTTTTGTCAGGTTTTTGCAGACATTTCGGAATCACCCATTCCCTGGTAGTACATTATTAAAGCAGATCAGGCGGGTATACGAACAGGATAAAAAGAAAGGTGGTATGGGTGGTTTTGTTAATGCTGCCAGAGGCTGGCGTAAAGTGGATGGAGAAATTGTTAAATCAGAGTATCCGGGCTTCATTGATCAGGCAATAAAACTGGACAAGTATGGAGAGAATTCAATGGCAGTAGCATCAATTCATGAACTAGCCCAACTTGGGCTAAATGTTGCGGT comes from Methanospirillum hungatei and encodes:
- a CDS encoding TrlF family AAA-like ATPase; translated protein: MMLSSQSYPGAKWWRCDLHIHTSASRDTLELQDIPLDTWLLNVMSTGVDVIAITDHNSGSSIDPIKAVYQNLATIQPRGFKKICIFPGVEISTLENVHILALFDPLKGTAEVEDLLVRLDIPRGKWGETEGVFSKYQSSDVIKIINQSGALAIPAHANKEKGIFQLSGNQLRSLAYNEQIIAIEHEGSKSEWPDLIKEQKPKWIQILGSDCHQVPGSIPHKFTWIKMRSPTLEGLKLACIDGNNSVKIMRDITDDLTLSSHPWIRSVTITDTEYIDSDSPFLLCNPGLNTIIGGRGTGKSSTIEFIRLCTGRTKEIPDTLTEDLKKYFIQKTHDPSGLLHEKSKLMLEYQKDDALYRIRWRIDNDEYSIYRVMEDGSEELSSGEIKNRFPLSIYSQKQIYEMVRDPSSILHMIDQDPDTGFSDWEQKFQILTSRYKSLQAKIREITASLPDKERIRGELEDISSKISRFEESGHADILKKYQQTRGKERAIEIWEESWMSASYSIISLIEQIGANDPDISVMDKDDPDDQKCARDLEERTKTVNTTIRELHNIAKRLESQWADWKKIREESEWSKKNAEIHAQYSSLMRILAEGGISDIQQYGQLLQTRETLEEQIRNYNSLIFSLEDYSNQEKQLLKEITNHRLELTRKRKEFIRKNLAGNKQIRMVLLPFGDHISAERKIRSILGLDKNIYAKYIHDFDNKTGIIDRLYTDYDWTGQHVNPDDFLNKLHLEKEYIYDLCDGKGPSDTERRFIEKMIRCPQDQRDELAFFYPEDSLSIGYYAESEGIFKDIMQGSPGQKNAVILSFILSYGTQPLILDQPEDDLDNHLIYDMIVRHLRNMKEKRQIIIVTHNANIVVNGNADLVIPLIAEGGETIISHQGTLQDEPVRDEICRVMEGGRTAFEMRYKRILREFSC
- a CDS encoding ATP-binding protein, translating into MLDSSYELLEKIKLGEDNSIEFKRIEFSGDRVKSPSRNDLADEIAALANTNEAILLLGIDDKTRDIIGVPLDRIDLVETYIRDICMDSIKPPVIIRAYRLFLPDHLGVQKIILKVEIPKSLFVHQSPGGYFMRLGSSKRQMPPEYLARLFQQRSQARIIWFDEQIAPETSFSDLDPRYTERFITKTEDSQLIQLEKRGLLKRDDSDILRATVAGILLCSLHPENHLPGAFIEAVHYKGLVQDSHYQIDARSITGPLDQQIDDAVSFVMKNQQVTARKTPDRVEKYQFSNRAVFEAIVNAVAHRDYSIYGSKIRLFLFDDRLEIFSPGSLPNTMSLETIELRQSTRNELVTSLLAECPVSYSERIGGRKHYMEKRGDGVPIIIRESMELSGKRPEYKLLDHSELFLTIFAADV
- a CDS encoding 4Fe-4S binding protein, with amino-acid sequence MNTISTDTMAKENKNKTSSPRQKIRLILLILSFLLIPVTIFYISPIILMMGAAEGIVTGSLILYILLFFIALFAGRIWCGWLCPMGAWQEFWSPVIKRPVTAGWRDLVKYGFTVLLLFAIVSSFIAAGSIKGIDIFYGTIGGISISSLDVLQVVMMIFITILVVAFITGKRGFCHVVCPIAGIMIAGRFLANRVGWSALRLSVQNDACTSCRTCQKECPMGLSVPEMVRNNQMENPDCILCARCADTCPEGVIGYSIRRK
- the csa3 gene encoding CRISPR-associated CARF protein Csa3, producing the protein MKTYISPIGFDTTHLLSLLVRFGIESNDSIILIRPIDDDDRSFRAIEEIQELTRKIGDGITIDILKVDHRDFMSMVFVFIRSLSESAGKPGNNDKLYVNLSGGPREILIALTTASITVSDKIDLVTSFSDIGRDLQIISLPYIANSPDEKEYYLLHDIKKNGPTSFADIASRLQISESTISRQCSRLSGLQWITVESRGKNKFASISPSGEIMIMRYNPPKDNVV
- the cas6 gene encoding CRISPR system precrRNA processing endoribonuclease RAMP protein Cas6 — its product is MHLIHLTVSPKTSFQIPLSDGYQLYSALLSLIKEKYPDTSLKIHNSPLPSLSTTGLIGRFEKSSQKGHKSVKIGEEYSWRIGITDPHDEELFNHIITPFLLDRKEISLFEGNLCISSMETQYQSFQDIIQKVGGYRRPAIQMDFMTPTCIQYRNSRVTEMFPNRIAVFFSILSKYNQVCPENLRLALNRDDFGRYLLESPNPQTYRTHSVLTNTIFDSKKQHPRPIFKQGFTGICRYIFTGDSPISIINASLILAHFAEYCGVGSSVSRGCGQVSVSFLEDNYAN
- the cas10d gene encoding type I-D CRISPR-associated protein Cas10d/Csc3, with the protein product MQTKNITSVFTHEMLFGDGIGDHDEKHEDFDDLLYDYFKIIDHPLRTSKYAYMPAKSVEFGKTDQPMINHIRNGIQALIELNKTLIHSGSSSYLPASQLREVIALFSIHDFHKIIGKEWREQFDLTEDEVMSFARAIQADKFAPTLKPSDFHSIAIATHSTQGFHGDLSPIFLKYKNWLLLADIFASLEKPAVTEGMKKHIGFIDKRKTFYYHIFSESIGLVSNLVHAAVSEWARQYDLLPLLFFEKGVIYLGDVNAGFTLNDVGQIEEIYQELIKKIHSSHESLSRPEKLQKYIQVQGSKGLFSVEESFFFYSGIHTVSKAFLAAAVMVDEKNKSGSIEIDTSAPYLTLNKSDIEMQFPPAREILIPAHSIQDIAVNGNKIPVSDVRITCNNEERKAKKFTLIPESVFINGTAVPGKITITGIGLMPSMVGYRCHILDDFSVDIGWDESIIPLARAISGIRKDVIAELIKSGSLPSDDPLIETCRMFQTNDDLTLKMVSYAGEYKGQDHHSVGGFWNYSYAIARDILDREINGVLFSQIASIQEKISYLNTLVDEYLSTVSSENLEKFESSILYPYKEKFLVWLSENLNIHGSMLYGSFENKTNKFKAYCEGTGICRLTNDTPYDKERKTTSMDVSMLKYSFSNRVPIGSSEPSLYVSVPVQIELGLRSIGHGIRKGSDKIYFRLIPDYHFSNTTADIFSQFANYFDGDSGTRILDLAHEFIGDDFPSEDSMVSLLIAESGRKNLCQFAGLGFSYQNSTFDFVFNKKRNGDGEYWFFGSYLALILASVTGCRVVAGENPICMTSGDEFSEFVVLEAPHVAVKRIFSDRIKLSDLKKTLITASLIISMGYEIRMDDTAFVRFLQTFRNHPFPGSTLLKQIRRVYEQDKKKGGMGGFVNAARGWRKVDGEIVKSEYPGFIDQAIKLDKYGENSMAVASIHELAQLGLNVAVPSKYEPYKVEKLFRESVKAILGKKGSQYPREDYVDAVSGRLFKMIKRAGKEQFSSIPGLDDFSLVVTFAEYFVDLIFYQIASGDPGKLKRAANDLADGFYSATLQMREE